Sequence from the Sphingobacteriaceae bacterium GW460-11-11-14-LB5 genome:
CTGGACTCGTTTCAGGATCTTTTCGATTTGAATCATTAGCATTTAGATGCTGAAATAAATTCAGCATGACGTGTCAAGTTAGGATAATCGTCATCCTGAACTTGTTTCAGGATCCTTAATAAGCCCAATTACCATCATAAATAGTATAAACAAAAAAAAGACCGGCATTTGCCGATCTTTTCCTGTTTGTATGCATTTAAATCTTATCCTAAATAAGATTTTAAAATTTTACTTCTTGAAGTATGACGTAAACGTTGTAAGGCTTTATCCTTAATCTGACGAACACGTTCACGTGTTAAATTAAACTTCTCGCCAATTTCCTCTAAAGAAAGCGGGTGGTTAGAACCTAAGCCGAAAAATAAAACGATAATTTCTCTTTCTCTTTCCGTTAAAGTAGATAAAGAACGTTTAATCTCTTCTGATAAAGATTCATTAATCAATGAGCTATCAGTATTGGGTTCGTGGTTTTCCAATACATCTAATAATGTATTTTCTTCACCTTGAACAAATGGCGCATCCATTGATACGTGGCGGCCAGAGTTACTTAATGTGTCCGAAATTTTATCCACTGTCGTTTCTAAAATATCGGCCAGTTCTTCCGGAGAAGGCTCACGTTCGTATTCTTGCTCTAATTTAGAGAAAGCTTTACTGATTTTGCTTAACGAACCTACCTGGTTTAAAGGTAAACGTACAATACGGCTTTGCTCGGCAATTGCCTGCAAAATAGATTGACGAATCCACCAAACGGCATAAGAAATGAATTTGAAACCTTTAGTTTCATCAAAACGTTTGGCCGCTTTAATTAAACCTAAGTTACCTTCATTGATTAAATCGCCTAAAGTTAAACCCTGATTTTGATATTGTTTTGCAACAGATACAACGAAACGCAAGTTGGTTTTAGTCAATCGCTCTAATGCAGCCTGATCGCCCTCACGAATCTTCCTTGCTAAAATTACTTCCTCTTCTGCTGTTATTAAATCTACTTTGCCAATTTCGTGTAGGTATTTATCTAATGACTGACTTTCACGGTTGGTAATGGATTGCGTTATCTTGAGTTGTCTCATTTATACGAATTGTGTGCTCTTTAATTATTGAGTGTGCAAAGTTACGAAATAGTATAGCAATCCGAAAGGATAAAATGCTGAAAATGTTGCTGTTTGCACAAGTTTTTTACAGTTTTACTTATAGCAAAAATCATTCCAAATAAAATTCTGACCTTATTTGTGATTAAATGACGGTTATGGTTGTTTTTCGGTTATTATTTATTGTAAATCAATAAATATATTTTGAATTTTAATAATTTATTATTTATGTTTGTGCTGTAAATAATTAAATAAATATGACGTTTCTTAATTTTTAAACGATTTAAGCCAATTCAAAAAATGCACTTATTGCAGTGTGTTTTTGATCATGTAATTTTTGTCAGGTAGTCTGTATGGAAATTAAAACAAGAAATTACTTCTATTATTAAACAGTAAAATAAATCTCAGGCATTACATTTTAAACAACTATGTAATTATGGAAATTAAAATAACAACCAATCAGATTTTGAAAGTATTACAGTTGCTTTCCTGGATCATTTTTATCGGCCTGTGTGTCGAAGCAGGTGGGGTACTCGTTAATACGATTATCACAACATTTATAAATCAAGAGGGCGTACGCAACTTTTGGGATGGAGCAGATTATTTGTCAAATGTTTACAAATTTGATCAGGGGTATTTTCTGGTCATCACACTCGTGATGATTATCGTTGCCGTGCTAAAAGCCATCATGTTCTATTTAATTGTGAAATTGTTTATCGATAAAAAACTCAGCATTTCTCAGCCTTTCAGTATAGAATTAAAGCATTTTATTTTGATACAGGTTTTTTTAGCGCTAGGCATAGGTTTTTTTGCCCATTTAGGCTATAAATTTACCATCTGGTTAGCGGAAAATGGCGTTGAGGGGGCTAACCTCCAAACATTAAATATGGATGGCGCTGATGTGTGGTTTTTTATGGCTGTTGTGCTTTTTATCATTGTACAGGTGGTTAACAGGGGGATTGAAATTCAACAAGAAAACGATTTAACGATATAAGCCTTATGCCCATAATTGTAAATTTAGATGTGATGTTGGCCAGGCGTAAAATGTCGTTAACCGAATTAAGCGATCGGGTAGGGATTACGATGTCTAATTTATCGATACTTAAAACAGGTAAAGCAAAGGCTGTTCGTTTGGAAACTTTAGAGGCGATTTGTAAGGCTTTAGATTGTCAGCCTGGTGATATTTTAGAATTCCGTGCAGATTAACTTCTGGTTGGTTCAATAAACCTGATGGAATGGAAATACTTTTTGTTGCGGGGTCTTCGACTCCGCTCAGGCTGAAAATCACAAAAAGATTGTTTGAGAGCAGGGCTTTTGTAACCGAAACCAATAGAATCCCTCACTTTCTAAATAATTTAACCACCTAAGACACCTTAGATCATCTTAAGGTATTTATGTATAGGGTAAATAATAGTTTAAAGAAACACCCCGTCCTGCGGACACCCCTCTAAAAGAGGGGAATAAAAAAACCTTCCAGTTTGCACTGAAAGGTTTTAGAATATGTTATTGCTTTAAGCTTGGGCCTTTCGACTTTAAGCTTAAACCTATGCTTGTTCAGCCAATACTTTAGTTACTAAATCTGCAGCTTCTTTTAAAGCAATTGCTGAGTAAACCTGAAGGCCAGACTCGTCAATTAATTTTTTAGCTTCTTCAGCATTTGTACCTTGTAAACGGCAGATAATTGGCACCGGAATGTTACCGATTTCTTTATAAGCATCGATTACACCTTGCGCAACACGGTCGCAACGTACGATACCACCAAAAATATTGATCAAAATTGCTTTAACGTTAGGGTCTTTCAAAATGATGTTGAAAGCCGCTTTAACAGTTTGTGCATTAGCAGTTCCACCAACGTCTAAAAAGTTAGCAGGTTCACCACCAGCCAGTTTAATAATATCCATGGTCGCCATTGCTAAACCAGCACCGTTAACCATACAACCTACGTTACCATCAAGGTTAACGAAGTTTAGGTTAGAAGCACTTGCTTCAACTTCCATCGGATCTTCTTCCGTAACATCGCGCATTGCTGCATAATCAGGGTGACGGAATAAACCGTTCTCATCCAGATTCACTTTAGCATCAACTGCAATTACTTTATCATCAGATGTTTTTAATACCGGGTTAATTTCGAACATTGAAGAATCGGTTGCTTCGTAAGCTTTGTATAAAGCGCTTACAAATTTAACCATTTCTTTAAAGGCATTACCGCTTACACCTAAGTTGAAAGCAATTTTACGTGCCTGGAAACCTTGTAAGCCAACTTTAGGATCGATTTCTTCTTTGAAAATTAAGTGTGGCGTGTGTTCTGCCACCTCTTCGATATCCATACCACCTTCCGTACTGTACATAATAATGTTACGGCCTTTTGCACGGTCTAACAATACAGAGATGTAGAATTCTTTGGTTTCAGAAGCACCTGGATAATAAACATCCTGAGCGACCAAAATCTTATTCACCAATTTACCTTCAGGGCCGGTTTGAGGAGTAACCAATTGCATACCAATAATATCGGTTGCACGTTGTTTAACTTCTTCCAGGTTTTTGGCTAATTTAACACCACCACCTTTACCGCGACCACCTGCGTGGATTTGCGCTTTAATTACAACCCAGTCAGAATTGTAATCTATTTTCAGTTGCTTAGCAGCCTCAACAGCTTGCTCAGGAGTATCGGCAACTATTCCTTCTTGAACGTTAACACCGAAACTTTTTAATATTTGTTTACCCTGGTATTCGTGAATATTCATCTGTTTATATTTTTGTCTTTATCTGTCAGATGGAGCCTATTACGATTAAAATAATATTTTAATCGTATCGGGTTCATTTGCTACAAAATTTGCCCAAAGCTACAATTTCAAACCCTTTAAACAAATAGCAATTGCCGATTTTTTCATAAAATGAACGTTTTATGTTAAACCCGAAATTAGCGCCTGTAATGGACGCTTGTTTATAGTGTCCTGCTGGTTTCTCAGATAGACGCAGCGATTTTTTATTTGAAAGCGAAGGCCCGGTGCTTCGTGGCGGCTCGCGGCCCTGCTTTCCGCTATAAGTCCTCACTACGCTCCGGGCTTACCGCTGCAATCAGGCTTAAAAACAAAGTGAGTTTTTGCCAAATGCATAAAAAATATTTCCGCTGCGCTAATCATTTTAAATCTGCGGGAACATAAGGGTTAATAGTGTCCGTTAGCTTCCTGCAAATGGTGTTCCGAAGATACCAACGGCCAGTTCTGCCCAGATGAGGAATAATGCCAGTAAAATCGCTACAAGTATTACCGTTCTTAAAATACCGGTTTTTAAATTTCTGAACACAAGTTCTATGGCTAAACCTGTACTTAGCAATAATGTACCCATTACTGCAAAATCCCTTGTGTCCCACTGTACCTCGTTTGTAAATTGCATGGCTACCAATGGAATGGCTAAAATTGATGCAATTACACTTAAGATGATGGTAATTCTTAGTTTTCCTGAATTTAATGTTTCCTGATTTTTCATGATTTTATATTTTAATATAAGTTTTAAATGGATAATTAAATAATTTTAGTTTCCCTGATGCGGTTTGCACCAGGGAGCTAAGGGTTGAGCGGTTAATTATAAAACGATTTGCAAAACAGCTTTCACTTTCTTAAATTTTGCTTTAGCAATCGGAATAAGCATTTGTGTCTCCCTGAAATCGCCATATTTGCGGCTTAATTCCGAAATCCAAACAGATTGCCCATTTTTGATAAAAACAACTAAGTTGAAATGATCAAGCTGGTTTATCCCGTTGTTTCGGATATTGCTTAAATCTATTTTTAACTTACATTGAAGTGTATTTAGTTGAGTATAAGGCGCAGCAATGAGGATATAATCTGCATCTAAATTTTCAATCTTGGAGAAATCAATGCTTTGTTGTGAAATAATCTGATCTATTATAGCATGCGTTAATGTTCGGTTAGACCTCAATTGATGGTAATAATTCCAGCAGAACAGGCCAACTACCAAGAAGATAAGAAATGCTTTTGCTTTCATGATTTTGATTTTTATTTGTTTAATCCAAAATATGCTGCAGTATTCGAATCTTGTAAATTCCACGATAACCAGCCCGATTCCTCATAACGCGATTTAAAATAGCCAATTCTTTTATCGAGGCGAGTTAAGATTTGATCATTGTTTTTATCTGCACTGACAACCGTTTCTTCTTCTGGGATGAATGAAGGAGGCATTACCAGCTTATTCCGGCTTTTATCTAATGTGGGAAGTGTTTTTTCAGATAAAGAAAGCAGGTAATCTGCATCCAACGCAATAGATGTGCTGTGTGCCAGATTATACTTTACGATAAAAACATCCCAGTTAATGGTGCTAAAAGTTAGGAGCAAGGCGAACCAGATATTTCCGTTCACCTTGAAAAGATAGAATATCGTTTTCTGTTTTGCTACTTTAAAATAAACCGTTGCCAAACCGATGATGCAAAGGATGGCAAATACCAATACACCGATTCTCTTGTGCGTTAAGCCATGGAATTCGATATAATAACTGTCGCGGATCAATACCGATATAATCAATATAAAGTTTTGAGCCATCCAGGTAAAGGCAAGCACCCTTAACGTTTGGCTTTTGTGGTAAAAATTTAAATTTCCCCTGAAAAAGTAAAGGATTATGGCCATGGCCATTACAATACTAAAGATTAATGTATTGGTGCCCTGGTGTAATTCGCCGGAGAAATTTCCTGAAGGTTTATAGCCAAACCAAAGCGTGGTAATATCGATGGCATTTAATAACAACAACAAAAGGTTAAGTGCAACAAACGAAATTATGCCCACAATATATTCGGTTTTTAAGGCCATTTTTCGGGTTAAGAGGTTTCCGCTAAATGTTTCTACAATATTGTACCAAATCGTTTTTTGACCTATTGTCTTCCTGATCCTCACCAATTGTTCCTTGCATTTCAGTTCTGCTTTCTCTAAACTTTTATCAAAAAATGCCAGCA
This genomic interval carries:
- a CDS encoding RNA polymerase subunit sigma; protein product: MRQLKITQSITNRESQSLDKYLHEIGKVDLITAEEEVILARKIREGDQAALERLTKTNLRFVVSVAKQYQNQGLTLGDLINEGNLGLIKAAKRFDETKGFKFISYAVWWIRQSILQAIAEQSRIVRLPLNQVGSLSKISKAFSKLEQEYEREPSPEELADILETTVDKISDTLSNSGRHVSMDAPFVQGEENTLLDVLENHEPNTDSSLINESLSEEIKRSLSTLTEREREIIVLFFGLGSNHPLSLEEIGEKFNLTRERVRQIKDKALQRLRHTSRSKILKSYLG
- a CDS encoding transcriptional regulator, whose protein sequence is MPIIVNLDVMLARRKMSLTELSDRVGITMSNLSILKTGKAKAVRLETLEAICKALDCQPGDILEFRAD
- a CDS encoding succinate--CoA ligase subunit beta, with product MNIHEYQGKQILKSFGVNVQEGIVADTPEQAVEAAKQLKIDYNSDWVVIKAQIHAGGRGKGGGVKLAKNLEEVKQRATDIIGMQLVTPQTGPEGKLVNKILVAQDVYYPGASETKEFYISVLLDRAKGRNIIMYSTEGGMDIEEVAEHTPHLIFKEEIDPKVGLQGFQARKIAFNLGVSGNAFKEMVKFVSALYKAYEATDSSMFEINPVLKTSDDKVIAVDAKVNLDENGLFRHPDYAAMRDVTEEDPMEVEASASNLNFVNLDGNVGCMVNGAGLAMATMDIIKLAGGEPANFLDVGGTANAQTVKAAFNIILKDPNVKAILINIFGGIVRCDRVAQGVIDAYKEIGNIPVPIICRLQGTNAEEAKKLIDESGLQVYSAIALKEAADLVTKVLAEQA